One part of the Arabidopsis thaliana chromosome 1 sequence genome encodes these proteins:
- the EMB2279 gene encoding pentatricopeptide (PPR) repeat-containing protein (EMBRYO DEFECTIVE 2279 (EMB2279); FUNCTIONS IN: binding; INVOLVED IN: embryo development ending in seed dormancy; EXPRESSED IN: 22 plant structures; EXPRESSED DURING: 13 growth stages; CONTAINS InterPro DOMAIN/s: Pentatricopeptide repeat (InterPro:IPR002885), Tetratricopeptide-like helical (InterPro:IPR011990); BEST Arabidopsis thaliana protein match is: Tetratricopeptide repeat (TPR)-like superfamily protein (TAIR:AT5G67570.1).) produces MAVTISTNAFVNASLLDESRNSFWRPLFHQPYYNCRRVVRLNSRKLNSKVMFCLNLNTKEVGLQKPGDKGFEFKPSFDQYLQIMESVKTARKKKKFDRLKVEEDDGGGGNGDSVYEVKDMKIKSGELKDETFRKRYSRQEIVSDKRNERVFKRNGEIENHRVATDLKWSKSGESSVALKLSKSGESSVTVPEDESFRKRYSKQEYHRSSDTSRGIERGSRGDELDLVVEERRVQRIAKDARWSKSRESSVAVKWSNSGESSVTMPKDESFRRRYSKQEHHRSSDTSRGIARGSKGDELELVVEERRVQRIAKDVRWSKSDESLVPVSEDESFRRGNPKQEMVRYQRVSDTSRGIERGSKGDGLDLLAEERRIERLANERHEIRSSKLSGTRRIGAKRNDDDDDSLFAMETPAFRFSDESSDIVDKPATSRVEMEDRIEKLAKVLNGADINMPEWQFSKAIRSAKIRYTDYTVMRLIHFLGKLGNWRRVLQVIEWLQRQDRYKSNKIRIIYTTALNVLGKSRRPVEALNVFHAMLLQISSYPDMVAYRSIAVTLGQAGHIKELFYVIDTMRSPPKKKFKPTTLEKWDPRLEPDVVVYNAVLNACVQRKQWEGAFWVLQQLKQRGQKPSPVTYGLIMEVMLACEKYNLVHEFFRKMQKSSIPNALAYRVLVNTLWKEGKSDEAVHTVEDMESRGIVGSAALYYDLARCLCSAGRCNEGLNMLKKICRVANKPLVVTYTGLIQACVDSGNIKNAAYIFDQMKKVCSPNLVTCNIMLKAYLQGGLFEEARELFQKMSEDGNHIKNSSDFESRVLPDTYTFNTMLDTCAEQEKWDDFGYAYREMLRHGYHFNAKRHLRMVLEASRAGKEEVMEATWEHMRRSNRIPPSPLIKERFFRKLEKGDHISAISSLADLNGKIEETELRAFSTSAWSRVLSRFEQDSVLRLMDDVNRRLGSRSESSDSVLGNLLSSCKDYLKTRTHNL; encoded by the exons gACAGATTGAAAgttgaggaagatgatggtGGAGGTGGGAATGGTGATAGTGTTTATGAAGTGAAAGATATGAAGATTAAGAGTGGTGAGCTAAAAGATGAAACTTTCAGGAAGAGATACTCAAGGCAGGAGATTGTAAGTGATAAACGTAATGAGAGAGTTTTCAAGAGGAATggagaaattgaaaatcataGAGTGGCTACAGATTTGAAATGGAGTAAGAGTGGTGAATCTTCAGTGGCTCTGAAATTGAGTAAGAGTGGTGAATCTTCAGTGACTGTGCCTGAAGATGAGAGTTTCAGGAAAAGGTACTCTAAGCAGGAGTATCACCGTTCCTCTGATACATCGAGAGGGATTGAAAGAGGTTCGAGAGGTGATGAATTGGatcttgttgttgaagaaaggAGAGTTCAGAGAATAGCCAAAGATGCAAGATGGAGTAAAAGTCGTGAATCTTCAGTGGCTGTGAAATGGAGTAATAGTGGTGAATCTTCAGTGACTATGCCTAAAGATGAGAGCTTTAGGAGAAGATACTCTAAGCAGGAGCATCACCGTTCCTCTGATACATCCAGAGGGATTGCAAGAGGTTCAAAAGGTGATGAATTGGAGcttgttgttgaagaaaggAGAGTTCAGAGAATAGCCAAAGATGTAAGATGGAGTAAGAGTGATGAATCTTTAGTGCCTGTGTCAGAAGATGAGAGTTTCAGGAGAGGGAATCCGAAGCAGGAGATGGTGAGGTATCAGCGTGTCTCTGATACATCGAGAGGGATTGAGAGAGGTTCCAAAGGAGATGGATTGGATCTTCTTGCTGAAGAAAGGCGGATTGAGAGATTAGCCAATGAGAGGCATGAGATAAGAAGTAGCAAATTGAGTGGAACCAGGAGAATTGGTGCTAagagaaatgatgatgatgatgatagctTGTTTGCCATGGAAACTCCTGCCTTTAGGTTTTCTGATGAGTCCAGTGACATAGTGGACAAGCCAGCTACTTCACGAGTCGAAATGGAAGACAGAATCGAGAAGTTAGCAAAAGT GTTGAATGGTGCAGACATCAATATGCCTGAGTGGCAGTTTTCCAAGGCGATCAGGAGTGCAAAAATCAGATATACGGATTACACAGTAATGAGACTGATCCACTTTCTAGGGAAACTAGGAAACTGGAGACGAGTTCTTCAAGTCATTGAGTGGCTTCAAAGGCAAGACCGTTACAAATCTAACAAGATAAG AATCATCTATACAACTGCACTAAATGTTCTTGGTAAATCAAGGAGGCCTGTGGAAGCTCTCAATGTATTCCACGCTATGCTG TTACAAATTTCATCATATCCGGATATGGTAGCATACCGTTCAATTGCAGTCACACTTGGACAAGCTGGGCATATCAAGGAACTCTTCTATGTGATTGACACAATGAGGTCTCCACCTAAAAAGAAGTTCAAGCCAACAACACTTGAAAAATGGGATCCCCGGCTTGAACCAGATGTTGTTGTTTACAATGCG GTGCTCAACGCATGTGTTCAACGAAAGCAATGGGAAGGAGCATTCTGGGTATTGCAACAGTTGAAGCAACGAGGGCAAAAACCTTCTCCTGTAACCTATGGCCTCATCATGGAG GTAATGTTAGCATGTGAGAAGTACAATTTAGTTCATGAATTCTTCAGGAAGATGCAGAAATCTTCTATCCCTAATGCTCTAGCATATAGAG TTCTTGTTAATACTCTATGGAAAGAAGGTAAAAGCGACGAGGCCGTACATACGGTTGAGGATATGGAAAGCCGTGGTATTGTTGGATCAGCTGCTCTTTACTACGACCTTGCTCGCTGTCTATGTAGCGCAGGAAGGTGTAATGAAGGGCTCAATATg CTTAAGAAGATATGTAGAGTTGCAAATAAACCTCTCGTGGTGACTTACACTGGCCTGATCCAAGCATGCGTCGACTCGGGAAACATCAAGAATGCAGCTTACATCTTCGATCAGATGAAGAAGGTCTGCAGCCCTAACCTAGTCACTTGCAACATAATGCTAAAAGCTTATCTACAAGGCGGATTGTTTGAAGAAGCAAGGGAACTTTTCCAGAAGATGTCAGAAGACggaaatcatataaaaaacagCTCGGATTTCGAATCAAGAGTATTGCCAGACACGTACACGTTCAACACGATGCTAGACACGTGTGCTGAACAAGAAAAGTGGGATGATTTTGGTTATGCGTATCGGGAGATGTTGCGTCATGGATACCATTTCAATGCGAAACGCCATCTCAGAATGGTACTTGAAGCTAGCAGAGCAGGAaag GAGGAGGTGATGGAAGCGACATGGGAACACATGAGACGAAGTAATAGAATTCCGCCATCGCCTCTAATCAAAGAAAGATTCTTCAGGAAACTCGAGAAAGGCGATCATATTTCGGCTATATCATCTCTTGCTGATCTTAATGGAAAAATTGAGGAGACTGAGTTACGAGCATTTTCAACTTCCGCATGGTCCAGAGTCTTGTCCCGATTTGAGCAAGATTCAGTTTTGAGGTTAATGGACGATGTGAACAGACGCCTAGGTTCGAGAAGTGAGTCTTCGGATTCGGTTTTGGGGAATCTATTGAGTTCTTGTAAAGATTATCTGAAGACCAGAACACATAACTTGTAA
- the EMB2279 gene encoding pentatricopeptide (PPR) repeat-containing protein (EMBRYO DEFECTIVE 2279 (EMB2279); INVOLVED IN: suspensor development, embryo development ending in seed dormancy; LOCATED IN: cellular_component unknown; EXPRESSED IN: 22 plant structures; EXPRESSED DURING: 13 growth stages; CONTAINS InterPro DOMAIN/s: Pentatricopeptide repeat (InterPro:IPR002885); BEST Arabidopsis thaliana protein match is: Tetratricopeptide repeat (TPR)-like superfamily protein (TAIR:AT5G67570.1); Has 17514 Blast hits to 7499 proteins in 222 species: Archae - 1; Bacteria - 12; Metazoa - 167; Fungi - 55; Plants - 16537; Viruses - 1; Other Eukaryotes - 741 (source: NCBI BLink).), whose translation MAVTISTNAFVNASLLDESRNSFWRPLFHQPYYNCRRVVRLNSRKLNSKVMFCLNLNTKEVGLQKPGDKGFEFKPSFDQYLQIMESVKTARKKKKFDRLKVEEDDGGGGNGDSVYEVKDMKIKSGELKDETFRKRYSRQEIVSDKRNERVFKRNGEIENHRVATDLKWSKSGESSVALKLSKSGESSVTVPEDESFRKRYSKQEYHRSSDTSRGIERGSRGDELDLVVEERRVQRIAKDARWSKSRESSVAVKWSNSGESSVTMPKDESFRRRYSKQEHHRSSDTSRGIARGSKGDELELVVEERRVQRIAKDVRWSKSDESLVPVSEDESFRRGNPKQEMVRYQRVSDTSRGIERGSKGDGLDLLAEERRIERLANERHEIRSSKLSGTRRIGAKRNDDDDDSLFAMETPAFRFSDESSDIVDKPATSRVEMEDRIEKLAKVLNGADINMPEWQFSKAIRSAKIRYTDYTVMRLIHFLGKLGNWRRVLQVIEWLQRQDRYKSNKIRIIYTTALNVLGKSRRPVEALNVFHAMLLQISSYPDMVAYRSIAVTLGQAGHIKELFYVIDTMRSPPKKKFKPTTLEKWDPRLEPDVVVYNAVLNACVQRKQWEGAFWVLQQLKQRGQKPSPVTYGLIMEVMLACEKYNLVHEFFRKMQKSSIPNALAYRVLVNTLWKEGKSDEAVHTVEDMESRGIVGSAALYYDLARCLCSAGRCNEGLNMVNFVNPVVLKLIENLIYKADLVHTIQFQLKKICRVANKPLVVTYTGLIQACVDSGNIKNAAYIFDQMKKVCSPNLVTCNIMLKAYLQGGLFEEARELFQKMSEDGNHIKNSSDFESRVLPDTYTFNTMLDTCAEQEKWDDFGYAYREMLRHGYHFNAKRHLRMVLEASRAGKEEVMEATWEHMRRSNRIPPSPLIKERFFRKLEKGDHISAISSLADLNGKIEETELRAFSTSAWSRVLSRFEQDSVLRLMDDVNRRLGSRSESSDSVLGNLLSSCKDYLKTRTHNL comes from the exons gACAGATTGAAAgttgaggaagatgatggtGGAGGTGGGAATGGTGATAGTGTTTATGAAGTGAAAGATATGAAGATTAAGAGTGGTGAGCTAAAAGATGAAACTTTCAGGAAGAGATACTCAAGGCAGGAGATTGTAAGTGATAAACGTAATGAGAGAGTTTTCAAGAGGAATggagaaattgaaaatcataGAGTGGCTACAGATTTGAAATGGAGTAAGAGTGGTGAATCTTCAGTGGCTCTGAAATTGAGTAAGAGTGGTGAATCTTCAGTGACTGTGCCTGAAGATGAGAGTTTCAGGAAAAGGTACTCTAAGCAGGAGTATCACCGTTCCTCTGATACATCGAGAGGGATTGAAAGAGGTTCGAGAGGTGATGAATTGGatcttgttgttgaagaaaggAGAGTTCAGAGAATAGCCAAAGATGCAAGATGGAGTAAAAGTCGTGAATCTTCAGTGGCTGTGAAATGGAGTAATAGTGGTGAATCTTCAGTGACTATGCCTAAAGATGAGAGCTTTAGGAGAAGATACTCTAAGCAGGAGCATCACCGTTCCTCTGATACATCCAGAGGGATTGCAAGAGGTTCAAAAGGTGATGAATTGGAGcttgttgttgaagaaaggAGAGTTCAGAGAATAGCCAAAGATGTAAGATGGAGTAAGAGTGATGAATCTTTAGTGCCTGTGTCAGAAGATGAGAGTTTCAGGAGAGGGAATCCGAAGCAGGAGATGGTGAGGTATCAGCGTGTCTCTGATACATCGAGAGGGATTGAGAGAGGTTCCAAAGGAGATGGATTGGATCTTCTTGCTGAAGAAAGGCGGATTGAGAGATTAGCCAATGAGAGGCATGAGATAAGAAGTAGCAAATTGAGTGGAACCAGGAGAATTGGTGCTAagagaaatgatgatgatgatgatagctTGTTTGCCATGGAAACTCCTGCCTTTAGGTTTTCTGATGAGTCCAGTGACATAGTGGACAAGCCAGCTACTTCACGAGTCGAAATGGAAGACAGAATCGAGAAGTTAGCAAAAGT GTTGAATGGTGCAGACATCAATATGCCTGAGTGGCAGTTTTCCAAGGCGATCAGGAGTGCAAAAATCAGATATACGGATTACACAGTAATGAGACTGATCCACTTTCTAGGGAAACTAGGAAACTGGAGACGAGTTCTTCAAGTCATTGAGTGGCTTCAAAGGCAAGACCGTTACAAATCTAACAAGATAAG AATCATCTATACAACTGCACTAAATGTTCTTGGTAAATCAAGGAGGCCTGTGGAAGCTCTCAATGTATTCCACGCTATGCTG TTACAAATTTCATCATATCCGGATATGGTAGCATACCGTTCAATTGCAGTCACACTTGGACAAGCTGGGCATATCAAGGAACTCTTCTATGTGATTGACACAATGAGGTCTCCACCTAAAAAGAAGTTCAAGCCAACAACACTTGAAAAATGGGATCCCCGGCTTGAACCAGATGTTGTTGTTTACAATGCG GTGCTCAACGCATGTGTTCAACGAAAGCAATGGGAAGGAGCATTCTGGGTATTGCAACAGTTGAAGCAACGAGGGCAAAAACCTTCTCCTGTAACCTATGGCCTCATCATGGAG GTAATGTTAGCATGTGAGAAGTACAATTTAGTTCATGAATTCTTCAGGAAGATGCAGAAATCTTCTATCCCTAATGCTCTAGCATATAGAG TTCTTGTTAATACTCTATGGAAAGAAGGTAAAAGCGACGAGGCCGTACATACGGTTGAGGATATGGAAAGCCGTGGTATTGTTGGATCAGCTGCTCTTTACTACGACCTTGCTCGCTGTCTATGTAGCGCAGGAAGGTGTAATGAAGGGCTCAATATggtaaattttgtaaatccTGTAGTCCTTAAGCTTATCGAGAATTTGATTTACAAAGCTGATCTTGTTCATACCATCCAATTTCAGCTTAAGAAGATATGTAGAGTTGCAAATAAACCTCTCGTGGTGACTTACACTGGCCTGATCCAAGCATGCGTCGACTCGGGAAACATCAAGAATGCAGCTTACATCTTCGATCAGATGAAGAAGGTCTGCAGCCCTAACCTAGTCACTTGCAACATAATGCTAAAAGCTTATCTACAAGGCGGATTGTTTGAAGAAGCAAGGGAACTTTTCCAGAAGATGTCAGAAGACggaaatcatataaaaaacagCTCGGATTTCGAATCAAGAGTATTGCCAGACACGTACACGTTCAACACGATGCTAGACACGTGTGCTGAACAAGAAAAGTGGGATGATTTTGGTTATGCGTATCGGGAGATGTTGCGTCATGGATACCATTTCAATGCGAAACGCCATCTCAGAATGGTACTTGAAGCTAGCAGAGCAGGAaag GAGGAGGTGATGGAAGCGACATGGGAACACATGAGACGAAGTAATAGAATTCCGCCATCGCCTCTAATCAAAGAAAGATTCTTCAGGAAACTCGAGAAAGGCGATCATATTTCGGCTATATCATCTCTTGCTGATCTTAATGGAAAAATTGAGGAGACTGAGTTACGAGCATTTTCAACTTCCGCATGGTCCAGAGTCTTGTCCCGATTTGAGCAAGATTCAGTTTTGAGGTTAATGGACGATGTGAACAGACGCCTAGGTTCGAGAAGTGAGTCTTCGGATTCGGTTTTGGGGAATCTATTGAGTTCTTGTAAAGATTATCTGAAGACCAGAACACATAACTTGTAA